Within Styela clava chromosome 8, kaStyClav1.hap1.2, whole genome shotgun sequence, the genomic segment CaccatttcaaataaaaattaacgTATTTTGATTTCTCACTCGATAGGTGGAGGATATTGTTTCCATGGGTGGTCAGGAAAGCCCCAAGGTCCTAAACATCATATTCCATCCCCGCCAGAAGGAAAAGACGAATTCAGTAAGTTGAGCCAATTTGTGGGTGTGAGTAAAGCAACGTAATTCAGAAGTTATTTCCACTTATTAGGAATCTTGTAGGAAGCAAGTGTTAAATTGTATTCTAATATATATGAGGAATAGGATGTAAACTATGCTTTGGCGACAACAAAGCTTTAGAATTCCAGTTTCGTTTAATTGAGAGATGTTCTACTTCAACTAAATGCTAATCATCCAATACTTACTACTAATTTTTTCTACCGTTATTTGGTGCTTCAGCCCACTGTGACTCAGATCTACATAGCTATTCCCAAAATGTTATTGAAATCTTGATTTGCTCTGAATAGGTGAATGGAAGGATTGGATGAAAGATTATTTGAAGGaaaaaaatgaggaagaaaaatGTTCAGTTGTGCCCCAAGTTTTACCTAAAAGTCAAGATGTCGCTTGGAATACTCACGTCCAACAAGCAAGAGAAGTTCAAAGACAGCGAGCCAATGATCTAGCAAATGCTATAGTAAGCTCAAAACAGGCCAAAACGGCAAAAATGTTCCAGGTGAGGGGCTTTTACTCCATTATAgcaattgttatttttatctggTCTATAATTATTTGTAATTTAGTTGAACaagcaaagaaaaagaaaagaaaatatcaaatgaactTTTCAATACATAGTTTTACATAAATCATTTACCATAGTGGAAAATAGATATATAATTGCAATTTGAAACACGCAGAATGTTTTAATGTGTAAGCTTAAATATATTCTGACTCTTAAAAGCTTTAACTAAACATAGTTTAGATAATTAAAAAACAGGGGTTGTCCTGTACTCACTCACCTACACATCATCAGACTATATGCAGCTTGAAAAAGTCCGAATCAATAATTTAATCTCGCTTTTACTTTAGCAACGCTTCGAGAGATCAGAAAAATTTGCTTTGGTTAGCGAACCTGGTGACAAAAGACCGAATCTTCCTTTTCTTATTGAGACGAAAGCATTTGCTGAAGAAGATATGACAACTTTAAATGTAACACATGAACACGAATCAGCAGAAGAAgtggaaaaagaaaaaagtacAAAAACTAAGGAGGAATCTGTTGAAAATGTCTCTGATGATGTTGCCGACGGTGTTCTCCCATTACATCCCCCCTTACCGGACcatgtttcatttttgaatattcaccCAAGTAACGATGCTCTTTTGGTCAGTCCCCAACCATGG encodes:
- the LOC120346625 gene encoding uncharacterized protein LOC120346625, with the protein product MNCKSGTKAQDSDYRLQPGGGYCFHGWSGKPQGPKHHIPSPPEGKDEFSEWKDWMKDYLKEKNEEEKCSVVPQVLPKSQDVAWNTHVQQAREVQRQRANDLANAIVSSKQAKTAKMFQQRFERSEKFALVSEPGDKRPNLPFLIETKAFAEEDMTTLNVTHEHESAEEVEKEKSTKTKEESVENVSDDVADGVLPLHPPLPDHVSFLNIHPSNDALLVSPQPWKLKTDPLPPKPPVKNFNRSPKGFVGSYVTSYY